The genomic interval GCGGTGAGGCTGCTGGGAAGGATCGCGGTACCCCTCGGGCTCGGCGCGATCAGCATCCCCGTGCTGATCGCGCTCGGCGTGCAGGCCGAGTTCGCATGGGCGTGGGGCGCACTTCTCGCGGCCGTCGTCGTGATGTTCCAGCTGCGGATGCCGGATGACCCCCGCCTGGACGCGCCTGGCCGCAAGGACGAGCGGTCGTACGTCGGCTCCGACGTCTCCCGCCTGGCATGGGCGATCAACCTCAGCAGCGACTCCGTCAGCGAGGCCGTGACCCGTCGTGTGCGAGCGACGCTGCGCAGACGTCTCGCGCGACGGGGGATCGACCTCGACGACGAGGCACAGGCGGCCGCTGTCGAACAGCAGCTCGGCACGGGTCTCTGGGCCCGGCTGAACGGCCGCCGCACCAGCATCCAGGACATCCGCGACGCGCTCGCCGCTGCCGAAAGACTTGCCCCGTCAGAGACTGACGCGTTCCAGAGGGAGACCAGATCATGAACTTCGACGACATCGCCGAGACCGGGCGACGCATCCGCGGCGCGGTGGCCACCGTGGTGGTCGGCATGGACGACCCGCTCGAGATCGCGCTCGCGACGATCCTCGCCGGCGGGCATGTGCTCTTCGAGGATGTTCCAGGGCTCGGCAAGACTCTGGCGGCTCGCAGCCTGGCATCCGCCCTCGGCCTGTCGTTCCGCCGCCTGCAGTGCACGCCGGACATGCTCCCTGGCGACGTGACAGGGTCGTACGTCTACGCGCCGGACACCGGCGAGTTCGTGTTCCGCCCAGGGCCCATCTTCACCGGGCTGCTGCTCGCCGACGAGATCAACCGCACCACGCCGAAGACGCAGTCGGCGATGCTCGAGGCGATGGCAGAGCGACAGGTCACCGTCGAGGGCAACAGCTTCCCCCTGGAGGCGCCGTTCCATGTGATCGCCACAGCCAATCCCATCGAGTACGAGGGTACCTATGCGCTGCCGGAGGCGCAGCTGGACCGCTTCATGGTGCGACTGTCGGTGGGCTATCTCGACCAGCGTGGCGAGACAGAGGTGCTGCTCGGTCGGGTGCGCCGCCAGCAGGAGGCGACGCACGTCGATCCGGTGCTGGCCCCTGGCGAGCTGGCCCTGTTGCAGCAGGCGGTGGAGCAGATCCATGTCGACCCTGACGTCGCCGCCTATTGTGTGGCGCTGGCCGTAGCCACCCGCAGTGCGCAGCACGTGGCCGTCGGCGCGTCGCCTCGCGGTTCGCAGGCGCTGCTGCTGGTCGGTCGCGCCCTCGCCGCGCTCGACGGGCGCGACTACCTGCGCCCCGATGACGTCAAGCGCATCGCCGTCTCGGTGCTCGCGCACCGGCTCACGCTCACCCCGCAGGCCTGGGCACAGGGCATCGACCCGGCAGACGTGGTCCGCGCGCTCGTGAACACGGTGGCTGTGCCGCCGAGCATCGCCGCCGCGAGGGCGTGAGTGGTGGCATCCGACACTGCGTCGTCGCATCGGGGACAGGGACCGTGGCATCGGCGACCCAGCCCTGCGCTCTTCTTCGCCCTGATCGGCGTGGTCGGTGCGCTCGTGCTCGGCACCGTGCTGTCGCGTCCTGACATCATCGCCGTGGCGCTGCCACTGGCGCTGTGGTCGGCGCATGCGCTGCGGGTGCGGCTGGCTGATGCTGGGATCGACGTGCGGATCGAGCAGAGATCGGATGCTGAGGATGGCCACCTGCATGATGACATCGTCGTGACGACGGATGCGGAGATGGTCGAGCTCGCCGTCATCCAAGCGGAGCGGACGCGACGACGGCTCTTCGTCCCTGGCGTCGCGCGGGTGCGGGCGAACGCGCGGGCGATCCATTCCGGGCCGCTGCGCACGCTGGAGGTCGCCGCGCGGCCGATGGATGCCGACGCCGGCCTGCTCGGTGAACCGCAACCCGGTGTGTCCGTGACCAGAGCCGTGCCGCCGCTGGTGCGCCGCCTGCCGCGCACGCCCCTTGCACCACGGCTCACCGGGCTGCATGGCGGGCACGAGGGCATCCGCCCCGGCCAGGGCGGCGACTTCCGTGACATCCATCCCTTCGCGCCGGGCGACGAGCTGCGCCGCGTCGACTGGAAGGCGACTGCGCGCGCGGCCCGAAGGCCGGGCGAGCTGCTCATCAGGCGCACGAACTCGCTCAGCGATGCCTCCGCGGTCATAGTGATGGACACGGCCGATGATCTCGGGGCTGTCGTCGCCACCTGGGGCATGATCGATCTCGAGCGCAGCGGCGTGACCTCGCTGGATCATGCGCGCAGCGCCGCGCGATCGATCGCCGAGGCCACCATCGGCCAGGGTGACCGCGTCGCGTTCCACACGCTTGCGCAGGGCGGCAGGACGGTGCGCAGCGGCGGCGGCAGCCGACACCTGGCGCGACTGGTCGCCGAGATCGCCGCGAGCGGCCCAGCCGGCGACGATTCCCGGTTCCGGCGCACGCCACCGGTGCCGCAGGGGTCGATCATCTACGTGCTCTCGACGTTCTTCGACGGCGCAGCGGCTGAGATCGCACTGCGCTGGCGTGCGAGTGGTCACCGGGTGGTCGCCGTCGACATCCTGCCCGAGCTCGACCGTCATCGGCTCAGCGAGGAGCGCAGGCTCGCCCTGCAGGTGCTGCTGCTCGAGCGCCAGGACATGCTGCAGGGACTCGCGGAGTCCGGGGTCGAAGGGGTGCGCTGGGCGGACGACCCTGACGGAGCGCTGGCGGTGCTCGCCCGCATGGGCGCACACGCCATGGTGAGCGGAGCACGGCGATGACCCGCGGTGACCGGCTGTCTATCGGCGCGAGCATCCCTGGCTTCAGCCTGCCGGTGCTGGCGGTGCTCACCGCGGTCGGCGGCGCGATGCTGCTCGGTGTGCAGGGCGGGTGGCTCATCGCCATCGCCGTCATCGCCGTGATCGGGGTGATCCTGCCACAGGTCGGCGGGCTGTGGATGGCGGCCGGTGGTCTCATCATCGCGCTCGCGCTCGCACCACCTGATCCGGCGCGCACCGCCGTTGCCATTGCCGCCGTGCACCTGCTGCAGGTGCTGGGTTCGCTGTCGCTCACCATCCCGCTGCGCGCGCGCGTCGCGCTGCGGGCGCTGGCGCCGACCGGCATCCGCTTCGTCATCGTGCAGGCGATCGCGCAGGGCATCGCCCTCGCCGTCGGGATGCTTCCGCAGGTCGGGGCGCTGCCGCTGGCCGTCGTCGGGGGAGGGCTGGCGGTGCTGGTGCTGGTGGCCGGTGGAATCCACATGCTGCGCATGCGCCGCCAGGCGGCGTACCGCGTGCGGCCATGAGCACTGACTACTGGTCCTGAGTCCTGGTGTCGGTGGCCCCTCTTAGACTTGTCGGGTGCCCATTGTTCCCGTCCTTCCCTCTGCAAAGCTCAGTGTCCGCGGTGCCCGCGTGCACAACCTCAAGAACGTCGACATCGACATCCCCCGCGATTCGCTCGTGGTGTTCACCGGCCTGTCGGGCTCGGGTAAGTCGAGTCTCGCGTTCGACACGATCTTCGCCGAGGGGCAGCGCCGCTACGTCGAATCGCTGAGCGCCTACGCGCGCCAGTTCCTCGGCCAGGTCGATCGACCCGACGTCGATTTCATCGAGGGGCTGAGCCCCGCGGTCTCGATCGACCAGAAGTCGACCAACCGCAACCCGCGCTCGACGGTCGGCACGATCACCGAGATCCACGACTACATGCGTCTGCTGTGGGCGCGCATCGGCATCCCGCACTGCCCCGAATGCGGTGAGCGGATCCAGCGACAGACCGTGCAGCAGATCGCCGACCAGCTGATGGAGCTGCCGGAGCGCACTCGCTACCAGGTCGTCGCCCCTGTGGTCACGCAGAAGAAGGGCGAGTTCGTCGACCTCTTCAAAGAGCTCGGCGCCAAGGGGTACTCGCGGGCCATCGTGGATGGCGAGCTCATCCAGCTCGCCGAGCCGCCCAAGCTGAAGAAGAGCTACAAGCACGACATCGCCGTCGTGGTCGACCGGCTCGTGGCATCCGACGACATCCTCGGACGCGTCACCGACTCCGTCGAGACGGCGCTGGGCCTTGCAGGCGGCGTCGTGCAGGTCAACTTCGTCGACGAAGAGGGGGATGCTGCGTGGCAGTCGTTCTCCGAGAAGCTGGCGTGCCCCAACGGCCATCCGATCACGCTCACCGAGATCGAGCCGCGCACCTTCTCGTTCAACGCTCCCTTCGGCGCCTGCCCGGCCTGCTCAGGACTGGGCACGCGCATGTCGGTCGACGTCGACCTCATGCTCGGCGATGAGGACCTCTCGATCCGCGAAGGCGTCATCCTGCCGTGGACGACGCAGGGCAAGGGGCTGTTCCAGTACTACGAGCGACTGCTCGAGGGACTGGCGCAGGATCTGGACTTCTCGCTCGACACGCCTTGGAGTCAACTGCACTCCGACGTGCGCGAGGCCGTGCTTCGCGGCGACAACTTCAAGGTCAGCGTCAAGTGGAAGAACCGCTACGGGCGTGAGATGCGCTACACCTCTGGCTTCGAGGGCGTCGTGCCCTACATCGAGCGCCAGTACCTGCAGGCCGAGTCCGACACGCAGCGCGGTCGGTGGGGCGAGTACCTGCGCGAGGTGCCGTGCCCGGTCTGCGACGGCGCGAGGCTCAAGCCGGAGGTGCTGGCGGTCAAGGTGCACGGGCACTCGATCGCAGAGGTCTCGTCTCTCAGCCTCGCCGATGCCAGCACCTTCATGCACACCCTCGAACTGACCGACCGCGAAGCGAAGATCGCAGCTCAAGTGCTGCGTGAGATCCGGCTGCGGCTCGAATTCTTGCTGCAGGTCGGGCTCGCCTACCTCAATCTCGGACGCTCGGCAGGCTCGCTGTCGGGTGGCGAGGCGCAGCGCATCCGGCTCGCAACCCAGATCGGATCCGGTCTCACCGGCGTGCTGTACGTGCTCGACGAGCCGTCGATCGGTCTGCACCAGCGAGACAACCGGCGACTCATCGAGACACTGCTCAAGCTGCGCGACCTCGGCAACACGCTGATCGTCGTCGAGCACGATGAGGAGACCATCGAATCGGCCGACTGGATCGTCGACATCGGCCCCGGCGCCGGCGTCAACGGCGGAGCGGTCGTGCACTCCGGCCCGTATGCAGCCCTGCTCGAGGAGGCCGACTCGGTCACCGGCGACTACCTGGCCGGGCGGCGTGAGATCCCGACGCCGAGCAAGCGCCGCAAGATCGACAAGAAGCGGATGCTGAGCGTCGTCGGCGCCAGGGCGAACAACCTCAAGAACGTCACCGCCGATTTCCCTCTCGGTGTGCTCACTGCGGTGACCGGCGTGAGCGGGTCGGGCAAGTCGTCGCTGGTGAACGACATCCTCTACCAGGTGCTCGCGGGCCGGCTCAACGGCGCGCGCACCGTGCCCGGCAAGCACACCCGCGTCACCGGACTCGACAACCTCGACAAGGTGGTGCACGTCGATCAGGCGCCGATCGGCCGCACGCCGCGCTCGAACCCGGCGACCTACACCGGAGTGTTCGACCGCATCCGCACCCTGTTCAGCGAGACCCCTGAGGCGAAGGTGCGCGGCTACCTGCCCGGCAGGTTCAGCTTCAACGTCAAGGGCGGGCGCTGCGACGCTTGCTCGGGCGATGGCACGATCAAGATCGAGATGAACTTCCTGCCCGACGTGTACGTCGACTGCGAGGTCTGCCACGGCAAGCGGTACAACCGCGACACCCTCGCCGTGCACTACAAGGGCAAGAACATCGCCGAGGTGCTTGAGATGCCGATCGCCGAGGCTGCGGAGTTCTTCGAGCCGATCCAGGCGATCCACCGGTACATGAAGACGCTGGTGGACGTCGGCCTCGGGTACGTGCGACTCGGCCAGGCGGCGACAACGCTCTCCGGCGGTGAGGCGCAGCGCGTCAAGCTCGCCACCGAACTGCAGCGCCGCAGCAACGGCCGCAGCATCTACGTTCTCGACGAGCCGACCACCGGCCTGCACTTCGAGGACGTGCGCAAGCTGCTCGAGGTGCTGAACGGACTGGTCGACAAGGGCAACACGGTGATCGTGATCGAGCACAACCTCGACGTCATCAAGTCGGCCGACTGGGTGATCGATCTGGGCCCGGAGGGCGGTTCCGGCGGCGGGGAGATCCTCGCCACCGGCACTCCGGAGCAGATCGCTCGAGTGGAGCAGAGCCACACCGGCCGGTTCCTCGCCGAGATCCTCGACGGCCGGGGAGCAGCCGCGATCCGCAAGGCGGGCTGATGGCCGACGTCCTGCCCTACAAGCCGCGGGCGGGGGAGATCCCGACCGACCCCGGCGTCTACCGCTTCCGCGACGCCGAGGGGCGGGTGCTGTACGTCGGCAAGGCGAAGAACCTGCGTCAGCGACTGTCGAACTACTTCGCCCCGCTGCGGACGCTGCACGAGCGCACCAGGCGGATGGTGACGACGGCGACATCCGTGGAATGGACGGTCGTCGCCACCGACGTGGATTCACTGCAGCTCGAGTACATGTGGATCAAGGAGTTCGATCCGCCGTTCAACGTGCGCTACAAGGACGACAAGTCCTACCCGTTCATGGCGATCACCCTCGCCGATGAGGCGCCGAGGGTGATGGTCACCCGCAACCACAAGATCCCAGGGGCACGGTACTTCGGCCCGTACCCGAAGGTGTGGGCGGTTCACGAGACCATCGATCTGATGATCAAGGCGTTCCCGATCCGCACCTGCAGCGACGCCAGCTACCGCCGCGCGATGCAGACGGGGCGGCCCTGCTTTCCAGGGCAGATCGGCAAGTGCGGCGGTCCGTGCTCGATGACGGTCACGATCGAGGAGCATCGTGCGGTGGTCGACGACTTCGTCGCCTTCATGGCCGGCGGTGATGAGCGCTTCACCCGAGACCTCACGAAGCGCATGCACGCGGCTTCAGCAGCCATGGATTACGAGGCCGCCGCGAAGTACCGGGACAAGCTGTCGGCGATCGACGCCGTGCTCGGCAAGAGCGCCCTCGTGCTGCCCGCCGATGAGGACGCCGACCTGTTCGGCGTCGCCGAGGATGAGCTGTCGGCGGCAGTGCACCAGTTCGTGATCCGCGGTGGGCGTGTTCGCGGAGTGCGCTCGCTCGCCGTCGACAAGGAGCTCGACATCTCGAGCGGTGATCTCGTCGATCAGGTGCTGCAGCGCATGTACGGCGACGGCGTCGACATTCCGCGGCGCGTGCTCGTGCCCACCCTGCCAGACGATGCCACAGAACTCGAGCAGTGGCTGCGGGACCGTCGCGGCCGCAAGGTCGAGATCGCCGTCGCCCAGCGCGGACAGCGGGCCGAGCTCATGCGCACCGCGACGCTGAACGCACAGCAGGCGCTGCTGCGGCACAAGACCAGACGCACGAGCGACTACGTTGCACGCACTCAGGCCCTCACCGACCTGCAGGAGGCACTCGGCATGGACGAGGCACCCCTGCGCATCGAGTGCTTCGACATCTCGCATCTCGGCGGCACGAACGTCGTCGCGTCGATGGTCGTCTTCGAGGACGGCCTGCCACGCAAGGACCAGTACCGGTCCTTCAACATCGCCGAGACCACCGACGACACCGACTCGATGTATCAGGTGCTCATGCGCCGCCTGGCGCGTGTCGATTCAGCCCCTGAGCCGGACGTCGAGGCCGAGGCGCTGTCCGACGAGGGGGAGCAGCAGGTGCAGCGGCGCAAGCCGCGGTTCGCCTACCGTCCTCAGCTGCTGGTCGTGGACGGCGGCCAGCCACAGGTCCAGGCTGCTGCGCGTGCCCTGCGTGACAGCGGGCGCACCGATATCGCGCTGTGCGGGATCGCCAAGCGGCTGGAGGAGATCTGGGTGCCGGACGATGATTTTCCGGTGATCCTGCCCCGCACCAGCGAGGCGCTGTACCTGATCCAACGGCTGCGCGATGAGGCGCACCGCTTCGCGATCACACATCAGCGTCGCCGTCGGCGCCGCGACATCCAGTCCGTTCTCAGCGAGATCCCCGGGCTCGGGGCCGCGCGCATCAAGGCGCTGCTCACGCATTTCGGATCGGTGGCGAAGCTTCGCGCTGCCGAGCCCGAGCAGATCGAGCAGGTCTCGGGCATCGGTCCGGCGCTCGCCGCTGTCATCCATGCGCATCTGGCCGGTGAGCGCGGCGCCCTGACTCGCTAGGCTGGTGAACGGGGAAGGGAGCCCGTACATGACGACCCAGCAAGAGGGTGAGTTCCTGATCGTCACCGGCATGTCGGGCGCCGGTCGCACGACAGCCGCGAACGCACTGGAGGATCTCGGCTGGTACGTCGTAGACAACCTGCCGCCGCAGATCCTTCGACCGCTGCTCGAACTCACCGACATGGGGGCGGGCAACCTGCCCAAGGTCGCCGCCGTCGTCGACGTACGCGGTCGCGGACTGTTCGACGACTTCCCCGGAGTCGCGCGGGCCCTGCGTGCGCGCGGAGGCGTCAAGGTGCTCTACCTCGACGCATCGGACGACGTGCTCGTGCGCCGTTTCGAGTCGGTCCGCCGTCCGCACCCGCTGCAGGCGGACGGGACGCTGCTCGACGGCATCCGCACCGAGCGCGCCCGCCTCGGGCCGATCCGCGAAGCCGCGGACATGCTCATCGACACGTCGGCACTGAACATCCACCAGCTCGCGATGCAGGTATCTGAGATGTTCGCTGAGGAGGGGGCTGCGCGGCACCGTGTCACGCTGCTCAGCTTCGGCTTCAAGTACGGTCTGCCGACCGACGTCGACCACGTCGCCGACATGCGCTTCCTGCCGAACCCGTTCTGGCAGGAGGAGCTGCGGGCGCATACCGGCAAGGATGCGGATGTGCGCGACTACGTGCTCTCGCGCCCAGGGGCGGCCGAGTTCCTCGACGCCTACGAGCAGACGCTGCGCCCGGTGCTGGAGGGATACCAGCGCGAGAACAAGACCCATTCGACGATCGCCATCGGGTGCACGGGCGGGAAGCACCGATCCGTGGCGATGTCCGAAGAGCTCGCCAGGCGGCTCACCGGCACTCCCGGTGTCGCCGTGAACGTGCGGCATCGTGATCTGGGACGGGAATGAGCGCCCGCATCGGCCAGTGTGACCACTCACGGCCTTGTAGGCTTGACGTTTGCGTCGCGATCCGACGCGTGGATCGTGAAGGAGTCCCGTGGCACTAACCACCGACGTCAAGGCTGAGCTCGTCAGCGTTCGCAACGCACCCCCGACGGTGCGCGTCGCGGAAGTGACGACCATTCTGCGCTTCGCCGGTGGGCTGCACTCCATCGCGGGTCGCGTCGCCGTCGAGGCCGAGGTGGATGCGGAGACCCTGGCCAAGCGGGTCAGTCGCGATCTCGCCGAGATCTACGGAGTCCGTCCGGAGATTGCGCAGGTCAAGTCCAGCACCGCACAGGTGGGTAACGCATCCGACGGCGCCCGCTGGGCTGTGCGCGTGATCGCCGCTGGCGAGACCCTGGCCAGGCAGACCGGACTTCTCGATGCACGTCGTCGGCCTGTGCGAGGCCTGCCCAACCGCCTCACCACCGGGTCACCTGAGGAACTCGCCGGCATCTGGCGCGGTGCGTTCCTCGCCGCCGGGTCGCTGAGCGAGCCCGGCCGCTCAGCCATGCTCGAGGTGTCGTGCCCTTCAGGTGAGGCGGCCATGGCGCTGGTCGGCGCCGCACACCGCCTCGGCGTCACAGCCAAGGCGCGCGAGGTGCGCGGTCTCCCGCGCGTCGTCGTGCGCGAAGGCGAGGCGATCCAGAAGATCCTCACGGTGATGGGTGCGCGTCGCACCGCGGTCGCGTGGGAGGAGATGCGCCAGCGCCGCGAGGTGCGGGCCGGCGTCAACCGTCTTGTGAACTTCGACGATGCGAACCTGCGCCGCTCCGCGCAGGCCGCCGTCGCCGCCTGCGCGCGAGTCGAGCGCGCACTGGAGATCCTCGGCGACGAGGTGCCGGAGCACCTGCGCACTGCCGGAAGTCTGCGCCTGGCGCACCGCGACGCGAGCCTGGATGAACTCGGTCACCACGCCGAGCCGCCGCTGACCAAGGACGCGGTCGCCGGACGCATCCGCCGACTGCTGGCGATGGCCGACAAGCGCGCGCAGCAGGACGGCATCCCCGGCACCGAGGCCGCAGTGCCCGTCGGACTCGACGACTAGCCTCGACGGTTCTGCGGGAAGGATCCCGTCGCGCCGGGCGTTGCCGTCAGTAGGATGAGAAACGTCTGCTCTGTGATGCACTTCGGCACCGCAGGGGCTCGGTAAGCGCCGCGGCGCGGCGCGGATTGGATGAAATCGACATGGCGACTTACACGCTTCCGGACCTTCCCTACGACTTCGCGGCACTCGAGCCGCACATCAGCGGCAAGATCATGGAACTTCACCATGACAAGCACCACGCCGCCTACGTCGCCGGTGCCAACGCGGCGCTCGACGCCCTCGCCGAGGCGCGTGACAGCGGCAACCTCGCGAACGTCAACAAGCTCGAGAAGGATTTGGCGTTCAACCTCGGCGGCCACGTCAACCACTCGATCTTCTGGACCAACCTGTCGCCGGAGGGCGGCGGACAGCCCGAGGGCGAGCTGAAGGCCGCCATCGACGAGTACTTCGGCTCGTTCGAGAAGTTCCAGGCGCACTTCGCTGCAGCTGCGGCAGGCATCCAGGGCTCCGGCTGGGCCGTGCTCAGCTGGGACCCGATCGGCGCGCGCCTGATCATCCAGCAGATGTTCGACCAGCACTCGAACACCGCGATGGGAACCGTCCCGCTGTTCCAGCTCGACATGTGGGAGCACGCCTTCTACCTCGACTACCTGAATGTGAAGGCCGACTACATCAAGGCCGCCTGGAACATCGCCAACTGGCAGAACGTCGCGCAGCGCTTTGAAACAGCGCGTGAGAAGACCTCCGGACTGCTGGTACTGTCGTAAAAGATGGGCGTCCTGATGGGCGAAATGCCCGTCAGGACGCCGTTGTCCGCGTTATCTGCGAATTTTGCGCATTTCCTTGATTAAGAACCAGGAGACTTTCGTGTCTGTCAAGATCGGTATCAACGGCTTCGGCCGCATCGGACGAAACTTCCTTCGTGCGGCTCTCGCACAGAACGCGGACCTCGAGATCGTCGCGGTCAACGACCTCACCGATAATGCGGCTCTCGCGCACCTGCTGAAGTACGACTCGGTCGGCGGCCCGCTCGGCGTCGAGGTCTCGCACGAGGGCGACGTCATCACCGTCGGTGGCAAGGCCATCAAGGTCTTCGAAGAGCGCGACCCCGCAGCCCTTCCGTGGGGCGAGCTCGGCGTCGACATCGTGATCGAGTCGACCGGGCGCTTCACCAAGGCATCGGATGCCGGCAAGCACATCGCGGGTGGCGCGAAGAAGGTCATCATCTCGGCACCCGGCACGGACGTCGACGGCACCTTCGTCGTCGGTGTGAACGAGGACTCGTACGACGCTGCGAACCACAACATCATCTCGAACGCCTCGTGCACCACGAACTGCCTCGCCCCGCTGGCGAAGGTGTTCAACGACAAGTTCGGCATCCAGCGCGGCTTCATGATGACCGCGCACGCATACACCGCCGACCAGAACCTCCAGGACGGCCCGCACAGCGACCTGCGTCGCGCCCGCGCCGCAGCCATCAACATCGTTCCCGCGTCGACCGGCGCAGCCAAGGCGATCGGCCTCGTTCTGCCCGAGCTCAACGGCAAGCTCAGCGGCTCCTCGTACCGCGTCCCCGTTCCCACCGGCTCGATCGTCGACCTCACGATCGTCTCCGATCGCGATGACCTCACGGTCGAGGAGATCAACGCCGCGTACCGCGAGGCCGCTGCAGAGGGACGCCTGGACGGCATCCTGCAGTACACCGAGGACCCCATCGTCTCGAGCGACATCCAGCTCAACCCGCACTCGTCGATCTTCGACGCCGAGCTGACCAACGTCAGCGGCAACCTCGTCAAGGTGTCGAGCTGGTACGACAACGAGTGGGGCTACTCGAACCGTCTGGTCGACCTGACCGAGTACGTCGCCGAGCGTCTCTGAGCCTATGGCCCTGCGCACCCTCGACTCTCTCGGGTCGCTCCAAGGCAAGCGCGTCATCGTCCGCTGTGATCTCAACGTCCCGCTGCGGGACGGGGAGATCACGGACGATGGTCGCGTCCGCGCTTCGCTGCCGACCCTCCGGGCCCTGATCGGCGCGGGAGCACGTGTGATCGTGTGCTCGCACCTGGGCCGTCCCGACGGCGCACCCGATCCGCAGTACAGCCTCGAACCGGTCGCGAAGCGCCTGGCAGAGCTGCTCGAATCGCCTGTCGCGTTCGCGACCGACACCGTCGGCGCATCGGCGCAGGAAGCCGTGTCGGCACTCCAGGACGGCGACGTCGTCGTGCTCGAGAACCTGCGGTTCAACGCAGGGGAGACCGCCAAGGACGACGCCACCCGTCGTGCATTCGCCACTGAGCTCGCCGCACTCGGCGACGCGATGGTGTCGGACGGCTTCGGGGTCGTGCATCGCAAACAGGCGAGCGTCTACGACCTCGCCGAGCTGCTGCCCTCTGCCGCCGGACTCCTCATCGCGACGGAGCTCGACGTTCTCGATCGCCTGACCGAGAATCCGCAGCGCCCGTACACCGTGGTGCTCGGCGGGTCGAAGGTCAGCGACAAGCTGGGCG from Microbacterium sp. H1-D42 carries:
- a CDS encoding superoxide dismutase translates to MATYTLPDLPYDFAALEPHISGKIMELHHDKHHAAYVAGANAALDALAEARDSGNLANVNKLEKDLAFNLGGHVNHSIFWTNLSPEGGGQPEGELKAAIDEYFGSFEKFQAHFAAAAAGIQGSGWAVLSWDPIGARLIIQQMFDQHSNTAMGTVPLFQLDMWEHAFYLDYLNVKADYIKAAWNIANWQNVAQRFETAREKTSGLLVLS
- the gap gene encoding type I glyceraldehyde-3-phosphate dehydrogenase, which gives rise to MSVKIGINGFGRIGRNFLRAALAQNADLEIVAVNDLTDNAALAHLLKYDSVGGPLGVEVSHEGDVITVGGKAIKVFEERDPAALPWGELGVDIVIESTGRFTKASDAGKHIAGGAKKVIISAPGTDVDGTFVVGVNEDSYDAANHNIISNASCTTNCLAPLAKVFNDKFGIQRGFMMTAHAYTADQNLQDGPHSDLRRARAAAINIVPASTGAAKAIGLVLPELNGKLSGSSYRVPVPTGSIVDLTIVSDRDDLTVEEINAAYREAAAEGRLDGILQYTEDPIVSSDIQLNPHSSIFDAELTNVSGNLVKVSSWYDNEWGYSNRLVDLTEYVAERL
- a CDS encoding phosphoglycerate kinase, with the protein product MALRTLDSLGSLQGKRVIVRCDLNVPLRDGEITDDGRVRASLPTLRALIGAGARVIVCSHLGRPDGAPDPQYSLEPVAKRLAELLESPVAFATDTVGASAQEAVSALQDGDVVVLENLRFNAGETAKDDATRRAFATELAALGDAMVSDGFGVVHRKQASVYDLAELLPSAAGLLIATELDVLDRLTENPQRPYTVVLGGSKVSDKLGVISHLLPRVDRLLIGGGMLFTFLAAQGHAVASSLLEKDQLETVRGYIADAEKRGVELVLPTDVVVASGFAADAAHEIVAADAIEESSFGASGIGLDIGPDTAVAFADAVRGSRTVFWNGPMGVFEFAAFAAGTKAVAEALTEVDGLSVVGGGDSAAAVRQLGFDDDQFGHISTGGGASLEFLEGKKLPGLEVLGWQS